The window AGCCGCGAGGCGAGCTCGAACATCTCGCGATAGCGGCCGGGCTTGGGCAGCGCCGAGGCGCGGACATGGTAATGCATGTCGATGTCGCGGTCGGGTTCGAGCCGGATCGGCCCATATTGGCCGAGCGCGGTCAGCTTCAAGACTTCGCTGAACGGCCGCCGCAGACCTTCGGACTGGCGGAGCAGCGCAAGCTGTTCGTTCAGCCAGTCGGTCTCGTCGACATCGTCGGGCAGGGTGTAAAGGTTGATGCCGCCGATGTGCATCGGCATCTCCCGGCTTTCCCCCACCAGAAACATCGCATCGCTGATCGGCATCAGGCGCATCGGCAGCTCTCCCCACTGATTGTGCTGCGTTAATTGTGCGCAGCATGGCAGGGGGGCGGGGGGAGTCAAGCGGGTGGTCCGCGCCATTTAGTTGACATCGTCAAATAACTGGCGCATCGAATCGCCATGCCATCGGTCAACCTTCCCCAGCCGGACGATCAGGCGCCGGCACCCGACGCCGCCACAGCCGCGCTGCGCCGTTTCAACCGCTTCTACACGCGCTTCGCCGGGGTGCTTGGCCCCGGCTATATGGGCAGCGAGCTGTCGCTGATCGAGGCGCGCATCCTCTATGAAATCGCGACGGGGCAGCCGATCGTCTCGAAGCGGATCGTCGAGACGCTGTCGGTCGACCCCGGCTATCTCAGCCGCATCCTGCGCCGATTTGCCCAGCAGGGCTGGATCGCGCGGACGCGCGGTGTCGACGCGCGTGAGCATCCGATCCGGCTGACCGCCGCGGGCGAGGTGCTGTTTTCGGACCTCGATCGCACCACCGCCGCGTCGACATCGGCAACGCTCGCGCATCTGTCGCGCGACGAGCAGGCCGGGCTTGCCGAGCGACTGGCATGGATCGAGGCACGGCTGGCGGGTACGCCGCTGCCGCCGCCGACCGTCCGCCTGTGGCGACCGGGCGACATGGGCCTGATCACCGCGCAACAGGCGGTCTATTATCGCCACGCCTATGGATGGGGCGATGCGATGGAGGTGCTGGTCGGTGAGATCACGAGCCGCTTCGTTCGCGATTTTCAGGCCGGCCGCGAACAATGCTGGGTCGCCGAACGGCATGGCGAACTGCTCGGCAGCGTCTTCCTCGTCGCCGAGTCGGACAGCGTGGCGCGGCTGCGCCTGCTCTATGTCGACGCCGCGGCGCGCGGCCATGGTCTCGGCCGCGATCTCGTCGGGCGCTGCATCGCTTTCGCGCGCGGCGCGGGCTATGCCGAACTGGTGCTCTGGACGCACACGGTCCTCGCTCCGGCGCGCGCCATCTATACGGATCTTGGTTTCGTCATCGAAAAGGTCGAGACCCACGACGAATTCGGCAAGCCCGAACAGAGCGAGCATTGGCGGCTCGCGCTTTAGACCCTGACAACTGGTACAAGGCCGGCGCCCGCGCTATTGGGCGCCATGGCCAAGCTCTATTTCTACTATGCAAGCATGAACGCCGGCAAATCGACGACGCTGTTGCAGGCGGATTTCAACTATCGCGAGCGCGGCATGGAAACGATGCTGTGGACCGCGGCGCTCGACGACCGGTACGGCGCGGGGCAGGTGACGAGCCGCATCGGCTTGATGGCCGAGGCGCATAAATTCGACCCCGACAGCGACATCGCCGCCGCGGTGCTGTCCGAGAACCGCCAGCGCCCGCTCGCCTGCGTTCTCGTCGACGAGGCGCAATTCCTGACCAAGGCGCAGGTGTTCCAGCTCGCGACGCTCGCCGACGAGGCCAATATCCCGATCCTCTGCTACGGCCTGCGCACCGATTTTTCGGCCGAGCTCTTCCCCGGGTCTGCCGCCCTGCTCGGCATTGCCGACGCGCTCGTCGAGCTGAAGGCGGTGTGCGAATGCGGGCGTAAGGCGACGATGAACCTGCGCGTCGATGAGGCGGGCCGCGCGGTGGTCGCGGGCGCGCAGACCGAGATCGGCGGCAACGACCGCTATGTCGCGATGTGCCGGCGCCATTTCATGGCGAAACGGCGCGAGGCCGCGGCGGCGCTGGCCGATGCTTGACCGCCTCTATGTCGAACTCGCCGATGGCGACCTCAAACTCGTCAAGCTGGCCGAGGCGCATCGAGACGCGCTGCGCATAGCCTGCGCCGCCGATGCCGATATCTGGCCGATCTATTCGTCGAGCTTCGGCCCCGGTCATTTCGATGCGAGCTTCGATACGCTGATCGGCAAGGGCGGCCGCATGCCCTATGCGATCTTCGACGGCGACAGGCTCATCGGCATGACCGCCTGGCTGCGCCCCGATATGTCCGCGCAGACGGTCGAGGTCGGCAACTCCTATATCCATCCGGATGCGCGCGGCACCGGCTTCAACGGGCGGGTGAAGCAGTTGATGCTCGACCATGCCTTCGCGGTCGGCATCCGCCGCATCGAGTTCCGCATCGACGAGCGCAACACGCGCAGCCAGGCCGCCGTGGCGAAACTGGGCTGCACCAAGGAGGGCACGCTGCGCTCGGAACGCATCACCTGGACCGGATATGTGCGCGACACCGCGCTCTGGTCGCTGCTCGCGGATGAGTGGGTGGTGCGCTAGGGTCAGCACCGGTTCAGACTCGGCCTGGTAGGGGGATGCCATCATGAAACAGAAACTCGCACTCTCCCTGGCCGCCTTGCTGCTCCCCCTTTCGGCAGCGGCGGCCGCCGAGCCGGAGGCGCCGCGCGAAATCGGCGTCGAGGCCAGCATCGCCTTTCCCGCTTATGGCACCGTCCGCAATTTCGAGGCCGACGGCGACGACGGCATCTGGATCGAGGACCAGCGCCGCGACTGGTATTATGCCAAGCTCACCGGTTATTGCCCCGATTTGGATTTCGTTCAGGCGATCGCGATCGACACGCGCGGCACCGCACGGCTCGACAAGTTCGGCGCGATCATCGTCAACGGCCAGCGCTGCGCTTTCACCTCCTTCGTCACCGCCGAAAAGCCGCTGCCGCGCAAGCAGCGGTTGAAGCTGGCCAAGGAAGCGAAGGCCGCCGCGAAAGCCGCCGAGTCAAATTGACGCTGGCGGCGCCGCGCCATAGAGCGCGGCGATGAACGGCTGGATCATCCTCGACAAACCCCTGGGGCTCGGCTCGACGCAGGCGGTCGGCGCGGTCAAGCGCGTGTGCCGCGAGGCGGGGCTGGGCAAGGTCAAGGTCGGCCATGGCGGGACGCTCGACCCGCTCGCGACCGGCGTGCTTCCGATCGCGCTCGGCGAGGCGACCAAGCTGTGCGGGCGGATGCTCGACGCGAGCAAGATTTACGACTTTACGATCCGCTTCGGCGTTCAGACCGATGGCCTCGATGCCGAGGGCGAAGTCGTCGCGACGAGCGACGTGCGGCCGACTTTGGTCGAAGTGGAAGCGGTGCTGCCGCGCTTCACCGGCCCGATCGAACAGGTGCCGCCAGCGTACAGCGCGATCAAGATCGACGGCCAGCGGTCGTATGACCTGGCGCGCAAGGGCGAAGCGGTCGAGATGAAGGCGCGGGGCGTTACGATCTATTCCCTTCGTCATGCCGGACATGATCCGGCATCCATTGCGGCGACGGAAGCATGGACCCCGGATCAAGTCCGGGGTGACGATGACGGGGGAGCGCGGCTTAAAGAAATCACCCTCACCGCGCATGTCTCCAAGGGCACCTATATCCGCAGCCTGGCGCGCGATATCGCACATGCGGTCGGCACCGTCGGCCACGTTACGATGCTCCGCCGCACCAAGGCCGGACCGTTCGATCTGGAACAGGCGATTTCGCTGGACAAATTGAACGCGTTCGGCCAAGGCGCCGCGCAATCAGAAGTCATTCTGCCGCTCGAGGCAGGGCTGGTCGACATCCCGGCTCTGAACCTTTCCCCGGAAGCGGCAGGGGCGATCCGTCAGGGTCGTGTCTGGACCGGGGTAGCTACGGACGACGGGCTCTATTGGGGACGCGACGACGACAATCGTCCGATCGCCCTGATCGAGGCTTTGGCGGGAACGCTGAAGGTCGTGCGCGGCTTCAATCTTTAAGCCATGATGTTCGAGGAACAGATATATGTCGATTACCGCCGAGCGTAAAACCGAAGTCATCAACGACAATGCCCGCACCAAGGGCGATACCGGGTCGCCGGAAGTCCAGGTCGCGATCCTGACCGACCGCATCAACAACCTGACCGGTCACTTCAAGGCGAACCACAAGGACAATCACAGCCGCCGCGGGCTGCTGATGATGGTCAACAAGCGCCGCAGCCTCCTCGACTATCTGAAGAAGAAGGACGAGGCCCGCTATCAGGCGATCATCGCCAAGCTCGGCTTGCGTAAATAAGAGTTTCTGGCGGCCCCGGATTTCCGGGGCCGCTGTCATATTGGCTGTCCGCAAAAATGCGCGACGCCACTGGGCCGCTCCCGCATCCGGCGGGACCGCCATTGGGGCATAAAAGCGCCCCGCACCGCCCCGGGCCGGATTGCCCGGAACAGAGGCCCCGCCCGGCATAGGGCCCGGCGGGCAAAGGAAATCACATGTTTGACGTGAAAAAAGTATCGATCGAGTGGGGCGGTGAAACGCTGACCCTCGAAACGGGCAAGGTTGCCCGTCAGGCCGACGGCGCGGTTGTCGCGACGCTCGGCGAAACCGTCGTCCTGTGCGCGGTCACCGCTGCCAAGACGGTCAAGGAAGGGCAGGATTTCTTCCCGCTCACCGTCCATTATCAGGAAAAATATTCGGGCGCGGGCCGCATTCCCGGCGGCTTCTTCAAGCGCGAACGCGGTGCGACCGAAAAGGAAACCCTGGTTTCGCGTTTGACCGATCGTCCGATCCGTCCGCTGTTCCCCGAAGGTTTCTATAACGAGATCAACGTCATTGCGCAGGTTCTGAGCTATGACGGCCACAACGAGCCCGATATCCTAGCGATGGTCGCCGCGTCGGCCGCCCTCACCATTTCGGGCGTGCCCTTCATGGGCCCAATCGGCGCCGCGCGCGTCGGTTATGTCGATGGCGAATATATTCTGAACCCGACTGACGAACAGGTTGCCGCCGGCGATCTCGATCTCGTCGTCGCCGCCACCTACGACGCGGTGATGATGGTCGAATCCGAAGCGAATGAGCTGTCGGAAGAGGTCATGCTCGGTGCCGTCCTGTTCGCGCACGACGCGTGCAAGGAAGTCGTCAAGGCGATCGTCAAGCTCGCCGAACAGGCTGCCAAGGATCCCTGGGACATGGCCGAGCAGGCCGACCTGTCGGCCGCCAAGGACAAGCTGAAGAAGCTGATCGGCAAGGACATCGCCGCTGCGTACAAGCTGACCGACAAATCGGCCCGCTCGAACGCGCTGAACGAAGCCCGCGCCGCCGCCAAGGCCGCCTTCGCCGACGCCGCGCCGCAGGACCAGATGGCTGCCGGCAAGCTGATGAAGAAGCTCGAAGCCGAGATCGTTCGCGGCGCCATTCTCAAGGACGGCAAGCGCATCGACGGCCGCACGACGACGCAGATTCGTCCCATCCTCGCCGAAACGCACTTCCTGCCCCGCGCACATGGTTCGGCGCTGTTCACCCGCGGCGAGACGCAGACGATCGCGACCTGCACCCTGGGCACCAAGGAAAGCGAGCAGATGATCGACGGGCTCAACGGCCTGTCCTACTCGAACTTCATGCTGCACTATAACTTCCCGCCCTATTCGGTCGGCGAAGTCGGTCGTTTCGGGGCGCCCAGCCGCCGCGACATCGGCCATGGCAAGCTCGCCTGGCGTGCGCTGCACGCGGTGTTGCCGACGAAGGACGAGTTCCCGTACACGATCCGCATCACCAGCGACATCACCGAGTCGAACGGCTCGTCGTCGATGGCATCGGTGTGTGGTGGTTCGCTCGCGATGATGGACGCCGGCGTGCCGATCAAGCGCCCCGTCTCGGGCATCGCGATGGGCCTGATCCTCGAAGGCAAGGACTATGCGATCCTGTCGGACATCCTCGGCGACGAAGATCACCTCGGCGACATGGACTTCAAGGTCGCGGGCACGTCCGAAGGCATCACCACGATGCAGATGGACATCAAGATCGCGGGCATCACCCGCGACATCTTCGAAGCCGCGCTGAACCAGGCCAAGGAAGGCCGCGCACACATCCTCGGTGAAATGGCCAAGGCGCTCGGCGAAACCCGCAGCGAACTGTCGGCGCACGCCCCGCGCATCGAAACGATGCAGATCGACAAGTCGAAGATCCGCGACATCATCGGCACCGGCGGCAAGGTGATCCGCGAGATCGTCGCGACCACCGGGGCCAAGGTCGACATCGACGACGAAGGCCTGATCAAGATCTCGTCGAGCGACCTCGACCAGATCGAGGCGGCCCGCAAGTGGATCAGCGGCATCGTCGAGGAAGCCGAAGTCGGCAAGATCTATGACGGCAAGGTCGTCAACCTCGTCGATTTCGGGGCGTTCGTGAATTTCATGGGCGGCAAGGACGGTCTCGTCCACGTCAGCGAAATCGCCAACGAGCGCGTCGAGAAGGTCTCGGACGTCCTCAGCGAAGGCCAGGAAGTCAAGGTCAAGGTCCTCGAGATCGACCAGCGCGGCAAGGTTCGCCTGTCGATGCGCGTTGTCGACCAGGAAACCGGCGCCGAGCTCGAAGATACCCGCCCGGCGCGCGAACCCCGCGAGCCCCGCGGCGATCGTGGTCCGCGCCGTGACGGCGGCGACCGTGGCGATCGCGGCCCGCGCCGCGACGGTGGCGGCGGTCGCGACCGCGGCCCGCGCCGCGACGGCGGCGGCGAAGGTCGCAGCGATCGGGGCCCGCGCCGCGAACGCAGCGAAGGTCCGGAAGATCAGGGTCATGTGCCCGACTTCCTGAAGGACTAAGCTCTTCGGAACAGGAACAAGGAAAGGGGCCGCGAGAGCGGCCCCTTTTTCTTGCCGGTCGCGTCGGTTCGCAGCGCCGATCGTCAGGTGCAATATACATCCTGCATCGCTTCGATCAGCACGACGAGTTCCTGCGCGACGGGCAGGGCGCGGGGCTCCTCGGCGACATCGGTGGCCTTGGCCAGATTGCCGCGCACCTGTTTCAGCTCCTTGCACTCGCTCTTCTTGGCGCTGCGGGTCGTGCTATTGTCCTTCAGGTGGCTGAACAGGCTGCGATAAACGCGGCACACACCGATCAGCTGCTGGCCCCAATAGGGGAATTGGAATCCCTGGCCGATCACCGTCCCCGTCACCCCGTCGCAAGCGCCATCGAGCTGCCCGGGGTTTACCGCGCCGATCGCCGCGACGATGCGTTCGCCGCGGTCGGCCCAATTGCGCCACCCCGCCGCCTTGTCGGCGGCGGAGGCCAGCACGGGCGATCCCGCCAGGACCAGTATCGCGGCCATTCGCATCATCGAACGCAGAACCCCAAGCATCATTGCACAAACTCCCTCAAAAGATGGCGCCCGCTTGTCATTGTTCCGCTTGGCAGAATTGTAGGTTCCCGACAGCTGGCGCGCGCTCGCGCGATGCTGGTGCGCTTGGCCTTTCAATCGCCGAAGCGGCGAACGCCGGCAGCTTGCCCCACCCGGCCGCCTGTGCAATAGGCGCCGCCCCTTGCGACATCCCCGACCCTGCACAGGATAGATCATGGACAGCAATATGGCCGCGACCGCGCTCGGCCTCGATTTCGGGACGACCAACACCGTCGTCGCGCTCGCCGACGGACAGGGTGGTTCGCGGCTCGTCGATTTTGCGGGCGAGGAAGCGACCGGCCCCGTGTTCCGCTCGGCGCTCTGTTTCTGGGAGGAAGAGCGCGCCTGGCAGGGGGTCGCATCCGAGGCGGGGCCGTGGGCGATCGCCGAATATCTCCAGTCGCCGCTCGACAGCCGCTTCGTTCAGTCGTTCAAGAGCGTCGCGGCAAGTCCTTTGTTCGAACGCGCGCTGATCTGGGGCAAGCCCTTTCGCTTCGAGGATATGGGGCGGCTGTTCCTCCAGCGGCTCGTCGCCCATGCCGGAGGCGCGCTCGCCGACCGACCACGCCGCGTCATCGTCGGCCGCCCGGTCGAATATGCCGGTGCCCGGGCCGACCCGGCGCTCGCGCGCCAGCGCTACGACGCGATGCTCGCCGAGTTCGGCGTCGAGCTTTTCTACGTCCACGAACCGCTCGGCGCCGCGCACAGCTATGCGTCGCGGCTGACCGAACCCGCGACGATCCTCGTCGCCGACTTCGGCGGCGGCACCACCGACTTTTCGATCGTCCGCATCGCGGAGCCGGGCGCGCCGCGGCGCTGTGTGCCGCTCGCCTCGTCGGGGGTCGCGATCGCCGGCGACCGGTTCGACCGCCATATCGTCGACCGGCTGGTGCTGCCTTTGCTCGGCAAGGGCAGCCATTATCGTTCGTTCGACAAGATCCTCGACATCCCCGGCGGTTATTTCTCCGACTTTGCCGACTGGTCGCGCCTCGCGCTGATGCGCAACCGCCGCACGATCGACGAACTGCGCCGCCTGCAGCGCGACGCGCTCGAACCCGACCGGATCGAACGGATGATCGCGCTGATCGAGCATGAGCAGGGCTTTCCGCTCTACGACGCGGTGGGCCGGGTCAAGCGCGCGCTGTCGAGCGCGGACGAGGCCGAGTTTCATTTCGCGGGCGGCGGCGTCGATATCACCGCCGCGATCCGCCGCGCCGATTTCGAAAGCTGGATCGCGGGCGACCTCCGCAGCATCGAAGCCGCGATGGATAGCGCGCTTGCCAAGGCGGGCGTCGAACCCGCCGCCGTCGATCGCATCTTTCTCACCGGGGGCTCGTCGCTGATCCCCGCGATCCGCGCGATCTTCGACCGCCGCTTCGGCGCCGAGCGCATCGCGACCGGCGGCGAACTGACTTCCATCGCGCACGGCCTCGCGCTGATCGGTGACGAGACCGACCCGGCCGAATGGGCTGCCTGATGCGCTTATTGCGCCGGCGCGGCCACCCCGAGTTCGGTTTTCAGGAACGCGACGATCTTCGGCCAGCTGTCCGCGCGCGCCGCGGCATTGCCCTCCTTGGACCCGCCCATCTGGCTCCAGTTCGCACGTGCGGCGTCGTCCGTGAAGGGCGCCCCCATCACGCCGTGCCCGGCATCCTTGTAGCGCAGCACGACGGTCTGCGGTCCGCCCGCCTTCGCCGCGCGCGCGACGATCTGGTCGGTCATCGGGCAGCTCGGCCATAATTTCTCGGCCTCGCCGCAGACCAGCATCAGCTTGCCCTTGAAATTCTCGACCGGGATGATCGCGGCGGGATTCTTGTCCAGCTCCTTCAGGCCGTTCTCGAACACCGGCATCAGCCCGCGCGCATCGGGCTGGCCCTTATAGGCAAGGTGGGGGAGGGGTTTGCCGTTGGCGCTCCACGACGAACTGAATGAGCCGAGCAGGTAATTTTCCCCCGACATCCCGTCCCACACGACGCTCGACGGCATGCCGAGCACCGCGGCGCGGATGCCCGGGGTGCGCGCCGCGACGAGCAGTCCCGCCTCGGCACCCTTCGAATAGCCGATAATGCCCAGCCGCGACGCATCGACCCCGGGCTGTTTCTTGAGCCAGTCGAGACCGCGCGTGAAATCCTCGAGCGGGATATTCTTGAGCTTCGCGGGCTTGCCCGGCGCGTTGTGATAGGCAAGCTGGAGCGTGCTGAAGCCTTGCGCCTGAAGCAGCAACGCCGCCGCCTGCATGTCCTTGCCCAGCCCGCCCTCGGACCCACCGAGCAACAGGATCGCGGGGTGCGGAACCGCCCCGGCGGCGGGATAATAGTTGGCGAAGATGCCGTTCGCATTGATCCGCTGCCCGGTCGGGCCGGCGTCGGCGATCTTGGCGGGCGACGGTGCGCGGGTGAGCATATAGGCAAAACCGCCGCCGCCGACCACGACCAGGGCGCCGACGACGGCCGAAATGATCTTCCATTTGCGCTTCATCATCGACCCTTATCCGTTGCTCCATCGTCGATATGGATCGGCGGCACGGATAGCCAGAAGAAAAGGGGCCGCACGCGGCGGCCCCGTTCCGATCTCGCGAACGTGGGGATCAGCGCGCGAAGCGCTCGGCATAAGCGGTGCGCAACTGGGCCCAATTGTCCCAATGCGGTTTCGCCGCCGTGCCGCGCAGCTTTGCCTCCAGCACGTCGACATGCGCGTGCCAGCCGGCGCTGACGTTGAGCAGCACCGCCGGGTCCTCGACGCGCTTGTGGACCAAAGTCAGCAGCACCTCGTCGCCCTTTTCGGAGAGGGTGAAGGTCACCCCGCCGGTGCTGCCCCAGCTGATGACCAGCTTGCGCGGCGGGTCGATCTCGATCACCTCGCAC is drawn from Sphingopyxis sp. OPL5 and contains these coding sequences:
- the pnp gene encoding polyribonucleotide nucleotidyltransferase; translation: MFDVKKVSIEWGGETLTLETGKVARQADGAVVATLGETVVLCAVTAAKTVKEGQDFFPLTVHYQEKYSGAGRIPGGFFKRERGATEKETLVSRLTDRPIRPLFPEGFYNEINVIAQVLSYDGHNEPDILAMVAASAALTISGVPFMGPIGAARVGYVDGEYILNPTDEQVAAGDLDLVVAATYDAVMMVESEANELSEEVMLGAVLFAHDACKEVVKAIVKLAEQAAKDPWDMAEQADLSAAKDKLKKLIGKDIAAAYKLTDKSARSNALNEARAAAKAAFADAAPQDQMAAGKLMKKLEAEIVRGAILKDGKRIDGRTTTQIRPILAETHFLPRAHGSALFTRGETQTIATCTLGTKESEQMIDGLNGLSYSNFMLHYNFPPYSVGEVGRFGAPSRRDIGHGKLAWRALHAVLPTKDEFPYTIRITSDITESNGSSSMASVCGGSLAMMDAGVPIKRPVSGIAMGLILEGKDYAILSDILGDEDHLGDMDFKVAGTSEGITTMQMDIKIAGITRDIFEAALNQAKEGRAHILGEMAKALGETRSELSAHAPRIETMQIDKSKIRDIIGTGGKVIREIVATTGAKVDIDDEGLIKISSSDLDQIEAARKWISGIVEEAEVGKIYDGKVVNLVDFGAFVNFMGGKDGLVHVSEIANERVEKVSDVLSEGQEVKVKVLEIDQRGKVRLSMRVVDQETGAELEDTRPAREPREPRGDRGPRRDGGDRGDRGPRRDGGGGRDRGPRRDGGGEGRSDRGPRRERSEGPEDQGHVPDFLKD
- a CDS encoding Hsp70 family protein, producing MDSNMAATALGLDFGTTNTVVALADGQGGSRLVDFAGEEATGPVFRSALCFWEEERAWQGVASEAGPWAIAEYLQSPLDSRFVQSFKSVAASPLFERALIWGKPFRFEDMGRLFLQRLVAHAGGALADRPRRVIVGRPVEYAGARADPALARQRYDAMLAEFGVELFYVHEPLGAAHSYASRLTEPATILVADFGGGTTDFSIVRIAEPGAPRRCVPLASSGVAIAGDRFDRHIVDRLVLPLLGKGSHYRSFDKILDIPGGYFSDFADWSRLALMRNRRTIDELRRLQRDALEPDRIERMIALIEHEQGFPLYDAVGRVKRALSSADEAEFHFAGGGVDITAAIRRADFESWIAGDLRSIEAAMDSALAKAGVEPAAVDRIFLTGGSSLIPAIRAIFDRRFGAERIATGGELTSIAHGLALIGDETDPAEWAA
- a CDS encoding thymidine kinase, yielding MAKLYFYYASMNAGKSTTLLQADFNYRERGMETMLWTAALDDRYGAGQVTSRIGLMAEAHKFDPDSDIAAAVLSENRQRPLACVLVDEAQFLTKAQVFQLATLADEANIPILCYGLRTDFSAELFPGSAALLGIADALVELKAVCECGRKATMNLRVDEAGRAVVAGAQTEIGGNDRYVAMCRRHFMAKRREAAAALADA
- a CDS encoding SRPBCC family protein translates to MTDMLADAPYGVLTEPATLTVVRVLPGPIERVWSYIIDGALRRQWLAAGAMEEKVGAPVTLTWRNDELTDPPGERPEGMGAEHSMTCEVIEIDPPRKLVISWGSTGGVTFTLSEKGDEVLLTLVHKRVEDPAVLLNVSAGWHAHVDVLEAKLRGTAAKPHWDNWAQLRTAYAERFAR
- a CDS encoding acyl-CoA thioester hydrolase/BAAT C-terminal domain-containing protein, producing MMKRKWKIISAVVGALVVVGGGGFAYMLTRAPSPAKIADAGPTGQRINANGIFANYYPAAGAVPHPAILLLGGSEGGLGKDMQAAALLLQAQGFSTLQLAYHNAPGKPAKLKNIPLEDFTRGLDWLKKQPGVDASRLGIIGYSKGAEAGLLVAARTPGIRAAVLGMPSSVVWDGMSGENYLLGSFSSSWSANGKPLPHLAYKGQPDARGLMPVFENGLKELDKNPAAIIPVENFKGKLMLVCGEAEKLWPSCPMTDQIVARAAKAGGPQTVVLRYKDAGHGVMGAPFTDDAARANWSQMGGSKEGNAAARADSWPKIVAFLKTELGVAAPAQ
- a CDS encoding GNAT family N-acetyltransferase, whose translation is MLDRLYVELADGDLKLVKLAEAHRDALRIACAADADIWPIYSSSFGPGHFDASFDTLIGKGGRMPYAIFDGDRLIGMTAWLRPDMSAQTVEVGNSYIHPDARGTGFNGRVKQLMLDHAFAVGIRRIEFRIDERNTRSQAAVAKLGCTKEGTLRSERITWTGYVRDTALWSLLADEWVVR
- the truB gene encoding tRNA pseudouridine(55) synthase TruB codes for the protein MNGWIILDKPLGLGSTQAVGAVKRVCREAGLGKVKVGHGGTLDPLATGVLPIALGEATKLCGRMLDASKIYDFTIRFGVQTDGLDAEGEVVATSDVRPTLVEVEAVLPRFTGPIEQVPPAYSAIKIDGQRSYDLARKGEAVEMKARGVTIYSLRHAGHDPASIAATEAWTPDQVRGDDDGGARLKEITLTAHVSKGTYIRSLARDIAHAVGTVGHVTMLRRTKAGPFDLEQAISLDKLNAFGQGAAQSEVILPLEAGLVDIPALNLSPEAAGAIRQGRVWTGVATDDGLYWGRDDDNRPIALIEALAGTLKVVRGFNL
- a CDS encoding helix-turn-helix domain-containing GNAT family N-acetyltransferase, which produces MPSVNLPQPDDQAPAPDAATAALRRFNRFYTRFAGVLGPGYMGSELSLIEARILYEIATGQPIVSKRIVETLSVDPGYLSRILRRFAQQGWIARTRGVDAREHPIRLTAAGEVLFSDLDRTTAASTSATLAHLSRDEQAGLAERLAWIEARLAGTPLPPPTVRLWRPGDMGLITAQQAVYYRHAYGWGDAMEVLVGEITSRFVRDFQAGREQCWVAERHGELLGSVFLVAESDSVARLRLLYVDAAARGHGLGRDLVGRCIAFARGAGYAELVLWTHTVLAPARAIYTDLGFVIEKVETHDEFGKPEQSEHWRLAL
- a CDS encoding DUF6491 family protein codes for the protein MKQKLALSLAALLLPLSAAAAAEPEAPREIGVEASIAFPAYGTVRNFEADGDDGIWIEDQRRDWYYAKLTGYCPDLDFVQAIAIDTRGTARLDKFGAIIVNGQRCAFTSFVTAEKPLPRKQRLKLAKEAKAAAKAAESN
- the rpsO gene encoding 30S ribosomal protein S15 — translated: MSITAERKTEVINDNARTKGDTGSPEVQVAILTDRINNLTGHFKANHKDNHSRRGLLMMVNKRRSLLDYLKKKDEARYQAIIAKLGLRK